One part of the Hydra vulgaris chromosome 01, alternate assembly HydraT2T_AEP genome encodes these proteins:
- the LOC136075411 gene encoding uncharacterized protein LOC136075411, giving the protein MGKEKDISPTKLGLIQGYLSSGNHSNRQIAKCVNVSRATVDRIKRKLDNNQSLKLNKRKNCGQIRITTPRTERKIRDIVIENRRKSKKVLKEIINNEGITIYFATLRRRMAEQGFKACRPAKKPRLTQAMKDKRLQWAKNHRHFTTDDWERVCFSDESTLEILMDKTNFVRRRTGEMFNEDCLVERVKHPLKIMVWDISKNLITNKRDLIEKLINVWHHSEEIKKNCQNLIKSMTRRVEAVIAAKGGHTKY; this is encoded by the exons ATGGGCAAAGAGAAAGATATTTCTCCCACAAAACTAGGGCTTATTCAAGGATATTTGTCGAGTGGAAATCATTCCAACAGGCAAATTGCCAAGTGTGTGAATGTTTCCAGAGCAACAGTCGATAGGATTAAAAGAAAACTGGACAATAATCAATcactaaaattgaataaaagaaaaaattgtggACAAATTCGAATTACAACGCCTCGCACCGAAAGAAAAATAAGGGATATTGTGATAGAAAATAGGAGAAAATCGAAAAAAGTGCTTAAGGAAATCATAAACAATGAAGGTATAACAATATACTTTGCAACACTTCGGAGAAGAATGGCGGAGCAGGGGTTTAAGGCCTGTAGACCAGCCAAAAAACCAAGGCTCACACAGGCAATGAAGGATAAACGTCTCCAATGGGCTAAAAATCATCGCCATTTTACCACTGATGATTGGGAAAGA gtTTGCTTCTCAGATGAATCCACATTGGAAATTCTAATGGATAAAACCAATTTCGTTCGAAGAAGGACAGGTGAAATGTTCAATGAAGATTGTCTTGTGGAGAGGGTGAAGCACCCGCTAAAAATTATGGTCTG GGATATAAGTAAAAAtcttattacaaataaaagagatttgattgaaaaattaataaatgtttggcaCCACAGcgaggaaataaaaaaaaattgtcaaaaccTCATCAAAAGTATGACCAGAAGAGTTGAAGCCGTAATTGCTGCAAAAGGTGGCCACACTAAGTATTAG
- the LOC136075043 gene encoding uncharacterized protein LOC136075043, with amino-acid sequence MSKVKTRSSTTAISDFIGPGKDFIPSELPTNRAVIQKGILLKEQKSITCNLHHNTYSNKDLASDLILFVLAQWRKANVKFQQPVIIGEKSLYYRIKTLWEKVENVEWGRTKAKVKEELLLKLDKLMDLITCPHKILLCEHDLSGCSSPQNCKSKAHIICTCIFSKKIPTMELRWLYSQRNKTGEKSDMQMGHADKIETTKLRKKYKRKISDEKAYEKRMKKLQDDQASFEVTEKQDIELHEEYQKNISPDISLNDNYNPVNVNFTLKQDNEIKLLVERLLKDKLGVYAFLVTRFLEKKSRKNTMSIKNTAMASIR; translated from the exons atgtcGAAAGTTAAGACTAGATCATCCACCACTGCAATTTCAGATTTTATTGGACCTGGAAAAGATTTTATTCCTAGTGAGCTGCCTACAAACAGAGCAGTTATTCAAAAAGGAATTTTactaaaagaacaaaaaagcaTAACATGCAATCTACACCATAATACATATTCTAACAAAGATCTTGCTAGCGATCTGATTCTGTTTGTTCTTGCTCAATGGAGAAAAGCAAATGTTAAGTTTCAACAGCCAGTTATTATTGGTGAGAAATCGCtttattatagaattaaaaCCCTTTGGGAGAAAGTAGAAAACGTTGAATGGGGAAGAACTAAGGCAAAAGTAAAAGAAGAACTTCTATTGAAGTTAGATAAGCTAATGGACCTCATAACATGTCCTCATAAGATACTTCTGTGTGAACATGATCTGTCTGGGTGTTCTTCTCCCcaaaattgtaaaagtaaagCACATATAATTTGCACctgtattttttctaaaaaaattccaaCTATGGAGCTCAGGTGGTTATACAGTCAAAGAAATAAGACAGGCGAAAAGTCTGACATGCAGATGGGACATGCTGATAAGATTGAAACaacaaaacttagaaaaaaatataagagaAAAATCAGTGACGAAAAAGCTTATGAGAAAAGAATGAAAAAACTACAAGATGATCAAGCATCCTTTGAG GTCACAGAAAAACAAGATATAGAATTACATGaagaatatcaaaaaaatatttctcctgATATTTCTCTCAATGACAACTATAATCCAGTTAATGTtaactttactttaaaacaagacaatgaaattaaattgttgGTTGAAAGGCTTTTAAAGGATAAATTAGGTGTCTATGCTTTCCTTGTAACACGATTTTTAGAAAAGAAGTCACGAAAAAACACTATGTCAATAAAAAACACAGCAATGGCTAGTATAAGGTAA
- the LOC124809426 gene encoding uncharacterized protein LOC124809426 isoform X2, translating to MSKDKSKSINLQDVLNMYINEPGIPKEVIDKICCTCYQRIGSGIRHPCSKRDIVQNLKILLMSTGLKTFEQVLSKSLKEVQQFKNIELDNTVTLSTGGTPLSLQIGKKPTLKTISTQTFYNIKRKYNMSDCTIDSIAMELRKDFGRLGVESNSSKKVRYFVTCSR from the exons ATGTCAAAAGATAAATCCAAATCTATAAACCTTCAG gatGTATTAAACATGTATATTAATGAACCTGGTATACCAAAGGAGGTTATAGATAAAATTTGTTGTACTTGTTATCAGAGAATTGGATCTGGAATTCGACATCCCTGTAGTAAAAGAGACATTGTACAGAACCTAAAAATACTGCTAATGTCAACAG gtttaaaaacatttgagcAAGTACTTAGCAAATCTCTGAAAGAAgttcaacaatttaaaaatattgagttaGACAACACTGTTACATTGTCGACTGGAGGAACTCCTTTAAGTCTGCAGATTGGGAAAAAACCAACTCTTAAAACTATCTCTACCCAGACTTTCTATAATATCAAAAGAAAGTATAATATGTCAGACTGTACTATTGATTCAATAGCAATGGAATTAAGAAAAGATTTTGGTAGATTAGGTGTGGAATCTAATTCTTCCAAAAAAGTTAGGTATTTTGTCACATGCTCTAGATAA
- the LOC124809692 gene encoding uncharacterized protein LOC124809692 isoform X2 gives MLKNMYKNFAESGFKKSSMQLYKNVIYPCLLVESGEMYVLDLIPPPELHLLMKIITEISNVLCKEPDVALWLKKHGVIWHGYNGGGLDGRNANKIRRLLPNLEKFILDNFTSYHPVVELLKSFSTVVNMCFGMKLHDGYADAIAAYIRKLKENQEYVKTTFNHNLSMGWKGHIIEHHLVMFLNRTKLPLGVFSEQCSESVYHNMLKTLSRFSTSEFRENHAELLRKAIVEYSSHRI, from the exons ATGCtaaaaaacatgtataaaaactttgctgaaagtggatttaaaaaaagctctATGCAACTctacaaaaatgttatatatccaTGTCTCCTGGTTGAGTCTGGAGAGATGTATGTGCTTGATTTAATCCCTCCTCCAGAACTTCATTTACTGATGAAGATTATAACAGAGATTTCAAATGTCTTGTGTAAAGAACCTGATGTTGCTCTCTGGTTAAAAAAACATGGAGTTATTTGGCATGGGTATAATGGAGGTGGACTAGATGGTAGAAATGCAAACAAAATACGGAGGCTTTTGccaaatttggaaaaatttatCTTAGATAATTTTACTTCTTACCATCCAGTTGTTGAACTGTTAAAGTCTTTTTCTAcag tagtAAACATGTGTTTCGGAATGAAACTCCATGACGGTTATGCTGATGCCATTGCAGCATATATAAGGAAGTTGAAG gaAAACCAAGAGTATGTGAAGACTACATTCAACCACAATCTTTCTATGGGATGGAAAGGTCATATAATTGAACACCATCTTGtcatgtttttaaatagaacTAAGCTGCCATTAGGAGTATTTTCTGAGCAATGTTCTGAATCTGTTTATCATAATATGTTGAAAACACTGAGCAGATTCTCGACTTCAGAGTTCAGAGAGAACCATGCAGAGCTTCTTAGAAAGGCAATAGTTGAATATTCAAGTCATAGAATTTAG